Proteins encoded together in one Lathyrus oleraceus cultivar Zhongwan6 chromosome 5, CAAS_Psat_ZW6_1.0, whole genome shotgun sequence window:
- the LOC127078757 gene encoding ribonuclease TUDOR 1 yields MLVVSQGWAKVREQGQQKGEVSPFLAELLRLEEQAKQEGLGRWSKVPGAAEASIRNLPPSALGDASNFDAMGLLAKSKGVPMEALVEQVRDGSTLRIYLLPEFQFVQVFVAGIQSPQMGRRAAPETVVEPEVTVDSTNGDVPAEPRAPLTSAQRLAVSASAAETSADPFGPDAKFFTEMRVLNRDVRIVLEGVDKFSNLIGSVYYPDGESAKDLALELVENGFAKYVEWSANMMEEDAKRKLKSAELEAKKSRLRIWTNYVPPVSNSKAIHDQNFTGKVVEVVSGDCVIVADDSIPYGSPQAERRVNLSSIRCPKMGNPRRDEKPAPYAREAKEFLRTRLIGRQVNVQMEYSRKVGPVDAAGAPLGAGDRVMDFGSVFLLSSGKADNDQAPSAAAPASQQTGLNVGELVIGRGFGTVIRHRDFEERSNFYDALLAAESRAISGRKGIHSAKDPPVMHITDLTTASAKKAKDFMPFLHRSRRVPAVVEYVLSGHRFKLLIPKETCSIAFAFSGVRCPGREEPYSDEAIALMRRRIMQRDVEIEVETVDRTGTFLGSLWESKTNGAVALLEAGLAKLQTSFGSDRIPDLRVLEQAEQSAKSKKLKIWENFVEGEVVPSGANVETKQQEVLKVTVTEVLGGGKFYVQTVGDQKIASIQNQLASLNLKEAPVIGAFNPKKGDIVLCYFRADTSWYRAMVVNTPRGPVESSKDVFEVFYLDYGNQEEVPYSQLRPLDPSVSLAPGLAQLCSLAYIKIPNLEEDFGQEAAEYLSELTLSSGKEFRAMVEERDTTGGKVKGQGTGPVIAVTLVAVDAEISVNAAMLQEGLARMEKRNRWDKSARKQALDNLEMFQGEARTSRRGIWQYGDIQSDDEDTAPPRKPAGGRR; encoded by the exons ATGCTGGTTGTTTCTCAAGGATGGGCAAAG GTTAGAGAGCAGGGACAGCAGAAAGGAGAAGTGAGTCCATTCCTGGCAGAGTTGTTACGGCTGGAAGAGCAAGCTAAACAAGAAGGCCTTGGTCGTTGGAGCAAG GTTCCAGGTGCTGCCGAGGCATCCATCAGAAATCTACCACCATCTGCCCTTGGTGATGCTAGCAACTTTGATGCAATGGGTTTGTTAGCTAAAAGTAAGGGAGTACCAATGGAGGCACTTGTTGAGCAGGTTCGTGACGGAAGTACTCTCCGAATCTATTTGCTTCCGGAGTTTCAGTTTGTCCAAGTTTTCGTTGCTGGAATCCAG TCGCCACAAATGGGAAGGAGAGCTGCACCTGAAACTGTTGTTGAACCTGAGGTAACAGTTGATAGCACTAATGGAGATGTCCCTGCAGAACCTCGAGCTCCACTTACATCTGCCCAAAGACTTGCTGTTTCAGCATCTGCTGCTGAAACTTCAGCTGATCCTTTTGGACCGGATGCTAAATTTTTCACTGAGATGCGTGTATTGAATCGAGAT GTTCGGATTGTCCTGGAAGGTGTGGATAAGTTCAGCAATTTGATTGGGTCAGTGTATTATCCTGATGGTGAATCAGCAAAGGACCTGGCATTGGAGCTTGTTGAAAAC GGTTTTGCTAAATATGTTGAATGGAGTGCAAACATGATGGAAGAAGATGCAAAGCGGAAGCTGAAGTCTGCAGAGCTCGAGGCTAAGAAAAGTAGGTTAAGAATTTGGACAAACTATGTGCCACCGGTTTCAAATTCCAAGGCAATTCATGACCAGAATTTTACTGGCAAG GTGGTTGAGGTTGTGAGTGGAGATTGCGTCATTGTTGCTGATGATTCTATTCCATATGGCAGCCCACAAGCTGAGAGGCGAGTTAACCTTTCAAGTATTAGGTGTCCAAAAATGGGCAATCCTCGTCGAGATGAAAAACCAGCTCCCTATGCACGTGAAGCAAAGGAATTCTTGAGAACACGCCTCATCGGTCGTCAA GTGAATGTACAAATGGAATATTCTAGGAAGGTTGGTCCAGTTGATGCAGCTGGAGCTCCATTGGGAGCTGGTGATAGAGTAATGGATTTTGGATCAGTCTTCCTATTGTCCTCTGGGAAAGCTGACAATGACCAAGCCCCTTCAGCTGCTGCTCCTGCAAGTCAGCAAACTGGGTTGAATGTCGGCGAATTGGTAATTGGTCGTGGCTTTGGAACTGTCATTAGACATCGTGACTTCGAAGAGAGATCTAACTTCTATGATGCTCTTCTTGCTGCTGAATCACGTGCCATTTCTGGAAGGAAAGGGATCCATTCTGCCAAGGATCCTCCAGTGATGCATATAACTGACTTGACCACG GCATCGGCCAAGAAAGCCAAAGATTTCATGCCTTTCCTGCATAGAAGTAGAAGAGTTCCTGCTGTAGTGGAATATGTCCTCAGTGGTCACCGTTTCAAGTTGTTGATTCCTAAAGAAACTTGCAGTATTGCTTTTGCATTCTCTGGTGTCAGATGTCCTGGTCGTGAAGAGCCATATTCTGATGAAGCAATTGCACTGATGAGGCGGAGGATAATGCAAAGAGATGTTGAG ATTGAGGTAGAAACTGTCGATAGAACTGGAACATTCTTGGGATCCTTATGGGAGTCGAAAACAAACGGGGCGGTTGCACTACTCGAAGCCGGTCTTGCAAAACTACAAACCTCCTTTGGCAGTGACAGGATTCCTGATCTTCGTGTCTTAGAGCAAGCCGAACAATCTGCTAAGAGTAAAAAGCTGAAA ATCTGGGAGAATTTTGTTGAAGGGGAGGTAGTACCCAGTGGTGCAAATGTTGAAACCAAACAGCAAGAAGTACTTAAG GTAACTGTTACAGAAGTCTTGGGAGGTGGTAAATTTTATGTCCAGACTGTTGGAGATCAAAAGATAGCATCCATTCAGAACCAACTAGCTTCTTTGAACCTGAAGGAAGCTCCTGTGATTGGTGCTTTTAATCCTAAGAAGGGCGACATAGTCCTCTGTTATTTCCGCGCTGATACGTCTTGGTATCGGGCAATG GTTGTCAATACGCCTCGAGGACCAGTTGAATCTTCGAAGGATGTGTTTGAAGTATTCTACCTTGATTATGGAAATCAAGAAGAAGTACCATACAGTCAACTGAGGCCTCTTGATCCATCTGTGTCATTAGCACCCGGCCTTGCTCAATTGTGTAGCCTTGCATACATTAAGATACCAAACTTGGAAGAGGATTTTGGTCAAGAAGCAGCTGAATACTTGAGTGAACTCACTTTAAGCAGTGGAAAAGAATTTAGGGCCATGGTTGAGGAGAGAGACACTACCGGAGGAAAAGTGAAAGGGCAGGGAACTGGACCAGTTATTGCTGTAACTCTTGTTGCTGTCGATGCTGAGATCAGTGTCAATGCTGCCATGCTTCAG GAAGGACTTGCTAGGATGGAAAAAAGGAACAGGTGGGATAAATCAGCCAGAAAGCAGGCCCTTGATAATTTGGAAATGTTCCAAGGAGAGGCAAGAACCAGCAGGCGTGGAATATGGCAGTATGGAGATATTCAGTCTGATGACGAGGACACTGCTCCTCCACGAAAACCTGCCGGTGGCCGCAGATAA
- the LOC127078758 gene encoding ribonuclease TUDOR 1: protein MLVVSQGWAKVREQGQQKGEVSPFLAELLRLEEQAKQEGLGRWSKVPGAAEASIRNLPPSALGDASNFDAMGLLAKSKGVPMEALVEQVRDGSTLRIYLLPEFQFVQVFVAGIQSPQMGRRAAPETVVEPEVTVDSTNGDVPAEPRAPLTSAQRLAVSASAAETSADPFGPDAKFFTEMRVLNRDVRIVLEGVDKFSNLIGSVYYPDGESAKDLALELVENGFAKYVEWSANMMEEDAKRKLKSAELEAKKSRLRIWTNYVPPVSNSKAIHDQNFTGKVVEVVSGDCVIVADDSIPYGSPQAERRVNLSSIRCPKMGNPRRDEKPAPYAREAKEFLRTRLIGHQVNVQMEYSRKVGPVDAAGAPLGAGDRVMDFGSVFLLSSGKADNDQAPSAAAPASQQTGLNVGELVIGRGFGTVIRHRDFEERSNFYDALLAAESRAISGRKGIHSAKDPPVMHITDLTTASAKKAKDFMPFLHRSRRVPAVVEYVLSGHRFKLLIPKETCSIAFAFSGVRCPGREEPYSDEAIALMRRRIMQRDVEIEVETVDRTGTFLGSLWESKTNGAVALLEAGLAKLQTSFGSDRIPDLRVLEQAEQSAKSKKLKIWENFVEGEVVPSGANVETKQQEVLKVTVTEVLGGGKFYVQTVGDQKIASIQNQLASLNLKEAPVIGAFNPKKGDIVLCYFRADTSWYRAMVVNTPRGPVESSKDVFEVFYLDYGNQEEVPYSQLRPLDPSVSLAPGLAQLCSLAYIKIPNLEEDFGQEAAEYLSELTLSSGKEFRAMVEERDTTGGKVKGQGTGPVIAVTLVAVDAEISVNAAMLQEGLARMEKRNRWDRSARKQALDNLEMFQGEARTSRRGIWQYGDIQSDDEDTAPPRKPAGGRR from the exons ATGCTGGTTGTTTCTCAAGGATGGGCAAAG GTTAGAGAGCAGGGACAGCAGAAAGGAGAAGTGAGTCCATTCCTGGCAGAGTTGTTACGGCTGGAAGAGCAAGCTAAACAAGAAGGCCTTGGTCGTTGGAGCAAG GTTCCAGGTGCTGCCGAGGCATCCATCAGAAATCTACCACCATCTGCCCTTGGTGATGCTAGCAACTTTGATGCAATGGGTTTGTTAGCTAAAAGTAAGGGAGTACCAATGGAGGCACTTGTTGAGCAGGTTCGTGACGGAAGTACTCTCCGAATCTATTTGCTTCCGGAGTTTCAGTTTGTCCAAGTTTTCGTTGCTGGAATCCAG TCGCCACAAATGGGAAGGAGAGCTGCACCTGAAACTGTTGTTGAACCTGAGGTAACAGTTGATAGCACTAATGGAGATGTCCCTGCAGAACCTCGAGCTCCACTTACATCTGCCCAAAGACTTGCTGTTTCAGCATCTGCTGCTGAAACTTCAGCTGATCCTTTTGGACCGGATGCTAAATTTTTCACTGAGATGCGTGTATTGAATCGAGAT GTTCGGATTGTCCTGGAAGGTGTGGATAAGTTCAGCAATTTGATTGGGTCAGTGTATTATCCTGATGGTGAATCAGCAAAGGACCTGGCATTGGAGCTTGTTGAAAAC GGTTTTGCTAAATATGTTGAATGGAGTGCAAACATGATGGAAGAAGATGCAAAGCGGAAGCTGAAGTCTGCAGAGCTCGAGGCTAAGAAAAGTAGGTTAAGAATTTGGACAAACTATGTGCCACCGGTTTCAAATTCCAAGGCAATTCATGACCAGAATTTTACTGGCAAG GTGGTTGAGGTTGTGAGTGGAGATTGCGTCATTGTTGCTGATGATTCTATTCCATATGGCAGCCCACAAGCTGAGAGGCGAGTTAACCTTTCAAGTATTAGGTGTCCAAAAATGGGCAATCCTCGTCGAGATGAAAAACCAGCTCCCTATGCACGTGAAGCAAAGGAATTCTTGAGAACACGCCTCATCGGTCATCAA GTGAATGTACAAATGGAATATTCTAGGAAGGTTGGTCCAGTTGATGCAGCTGGAGCTCCATTGGGAGCTGGTGATAGAGTAATGGATTTTGGATCAGTCTTCCTATTGTCCTCAGGGAAAGCTGACAATGACCAAGCCCCTTCAGCTGCTGCTCCTGCAAGTCAGCAAACTGGGTTGAATGTCGGCGAATTGGTAATTGGTCGTGGCTTTGGAACTGTCATTAGACATCGTGACTTCGAAGAGAGATCTAACTTCTATGATGCTCTTCTTGCTGCTGAATCACGTGCCATTTCTGGAAGGAAAGGGATCCATTCTGCCAAGGATCCTCCAGTGATGCATATAACTGACTTGACCACG GCATCGGCCAAGAAAGCCAAAGATTTCATGCCTTTCCTGCATAGAAGTAGAAGAGTTCCTGCTGTAGTGGAATATGTCCTCAGTGGTCACCGTTTCAAGTTGTTGATTCCTAAAGAAACTTGCAGTATTGCTTTTGCATTCTCTGGTGTCAGATGTCCTGGTCGTGAAGAGCCATATTCTGATGAGGCAATTGCACTGATGAGGCGGAGGATAATGCAAAGAGATGTTGAG ATTGAGGTAGAAACTGTCGATAGAACTGGAACATTCTTGGGATCCTTATGGGAGTCGAAAACAAACGGGGCGGTTGCCCTACTCGAAGCCGGTCTTGCAAAACTACAAACCTCCTTTGGCAGTGACAGGATTCCTGATCTTCGTGTCTTAGAGCAAGCCGAACAATCTGCTAAGAGTAAAAAGCTGAAA ATCTGGGAGAATTTTGTTGAAGGGGAGGTAGTACCCAGTGGTGCAAATGTTGAAACCAAACAGCAAGAAGTACTTAAG GTAACTGTTACAGAAGTCTTGGGAGGTGGTAAATTTTATGTCCAGACTGTTGGAGATCAAAAGATAGCATCCATTCAGAACCAACTAGCTTCTTTGAACCTGAAGGAAGCTCCTGTGATTGGTGCTTTTAATCCTAAGAAGGGCGACATAGTCCTCTGTTATTTCCGCGCTGATACGTCTTGGTATCGGGCAATG GTTGTCAATACGCCTCGAGGACCAGTTGAATCTTCGAAGGATGTGTTTGAAGTATTCTACCTTGATTATGGAAATCAAGAAGAAGTACCATACAGTCAACTGAGGCCTCTTGATCCATCTGTGTCATTAGCACCCGGCCTTGCTCAATTGTGTAGCCTTGCATACATTAAGATACCAAACTTGGAAGAGGATTTTGGTCAAGAAGCAGCTGAATACTTGAGTGAACTCACTTTAAGCAGTGGAAAAGAATTTAGGGCCATGGTTGAGGAGAGAGACACTACCGGAGGAAAAGTGAAAGGGCAGGGAACTGGACCAGTTATTGCTGTAACTCTTGTTGCTGTCGATGCTGAGATCAGTGTCAATGCTGCCATGCTTCAG GAAGGACTTGCTAGGATGGAAAAAAGGAACAGGTGGGATAGATCAGCAAGAAAGCAGGCCCTTGATAATTTGGAAATGTTCCAAGGAGAGGCAAGAACCAGCAGGCGTGGAATATGGCAGTATGGAGATATTCAGTCTGATGACGAGGACACTGCTCCTCCACGAAAACCTGCCGGTGGCCGCAGATAA
- the LOC127078759 gene encoding protein MAINTENANCE OF MERISTEMS-like, with protein sequence MSLLTMGQEHRGTRANIASFDPKKFRQRSHPMPYPDPWCVPYIQRAGFGHVMHVVNATIDVKFILALCERWRPETHTFHLPTGECTVTLEDVYMLLGLRIDGKPVTGNVQQPNQICVQMLGVDLVEGEGSAKARGQGIKLSSLQLYHDSITLTEESSEQEKVICMGK encoded by the exons atgtctcttcttaccatgggccaagaacacagaggcactagggcaaacattgcctcattc gatcccaaaaaatttcgtcaacgttcacacccaatgccttatccagacccatggtgcgtaccttacatacagcgtgcgggtttcggtcatgttatgcatgtcgtaaatgccacaattgatgtcaaattcattttggctctgtgtgaacgttggagacctgagacacacacttttcacctaccaactggtgaatgtaccgtcacattagaggacgtgtacatgcttttgggtcttagaatagatggtaagcctgtcaccggaaatgttcaacagcctaaccaaatatgtgttcaaatgttgggggtagatctggtcgagggtgaggggtctgccaaagcaaggggtcagggtattaaattatctagcctacaattgtaccacgactccataactttgactgaggaatcctccgaacaagaaaaagtcatTTGCATGGGAAAGTAG